In Deltaproteobacteria bacterium, a single window of DNA contains:
- a CDS encoding ABC transporter permease subunit yields MKLLSRILEFLLIYGCGIGGLLGIKAAFRLSDYLIPSAGELLATAAENGWRYTEAVADTAAVAVAGHGFSILLAVIVAFVGSSRSFLGALTKTAAYNLQAFPVVAIAPILFIFLGDGVLSRILVASLVCYFPLLLTFIGIFAQPVEDVEHFFSMTGRLTRRLALGIRVFENAGKILAVIAGSGTMAMVGSIVAEFLVATNGIGYVIRKALYQSNLAHILVSLFFIGLFSSLYISLIELLGQVVQKRLDPVEDAPV; encoded by the coding sequence GTGAAACTTCTCAGCCGCATCCTCGAATTCCTCCTCATCTATGGCTGTGGAATCGGAGGGCTCCTCGGGATCAAGGCCGCTTTTCGGCTTTCCGATTATCTCATCCCATCGGCTGGCGAACTCCTTGCCACAGCCGCCGAAAACGGCTGGCGCTATACGGAGGCCGTCGCGGACACGGCCGCCGTGGCCGTAGCAGGCCATGGATTTTCCATCCTTCTCGCTGTCATCGTCGCCTTCGTGGGGAGCTCACGTTCCTTTCTCGGCGCGCTCACAAAGACAGCCGCCTACAACCTCCAGGCCTTTCCTGTGGTGGCCATTGCCCCCATCCTCTTCATCTTCCTCGGAGACGGCGTCCTATCGCGGATCCTCGTCGCCTCTCTGGTCTGTTATTTTCCCCTTCTCCTCACATTCATCGGGATCTTCGCCCAACCGGTGGAAGACGTGGAACATTTCTTCTCCATGACAGGGAGACTCACACGCAGGCTCGCCCTTGGCATACGGGTCTTCGAAAACGCGGGGAAGATCCTCGCAGTGATCGCGGGAAGCGGGACCATGGCCATGGTAGGGAGCATCGTAGCCGAATTCCTCGTGGCCACGAACGGGATCGGATACGTCATTCGTAAGGCCCTGTATCAAAGCAATCTCGCCCACATCCTTGTCTCGCTCTTTTTCATCGGGCTATTCTCTTCCCTCTATATATCGCTCATCGAGCTCTTGGGACAGGTGGTCCAGAAGAGGCTCGATCCGGTTGAGGATGCCCCTGTATGA
- a CDS encoding ATP-binding cassette domain-containing protein translates to MFVSCRNITFSYPESETPVILGLDMDIQGPGFFSLFGLSGTGKTTLARLLCELATPSDGEIRKAGIRKALYCHNQERLPGWLSIGEHMERVTSKDRQGLLRELSEEFGLTALLSHRFRTLSLGQKNRVNLLRYLVQDFDLLITDEALANVDEPLRHRILSLVKGRFSDRMIVYISHNVLEVAAFSRTVYVLSQAHLGSAVISGIVNGLDLSTPPFKDEPVLQKKAFQIIQAASLWVPT, encoded by the coding sequence ATGTTCGTCTCCTGCCGCAACATCACGTTTTCCTACCCGGAGTCCGAGACTCCCGTTATCTTAGGACTCGACATGGACATCCAGGGACCGGGCTTTTTCTCCCTTTTCGGCCTTTCAGGGACAGGCAAGACGACGCTCGCCCGGCTGTTGTGCGAACTTGCCACCCCGTCAGACGGCGAAATCAGAAAGGCCGGCATTCGTAAGGCCCTTTACTGTCACAACCAGGAGCGCCTGCCCGGCTGGCTCTCCATCGGGGAGCACATGGAGCGCGTCACCTCGAAGGATAGGCAGGGACTCCTCCGGGAGCTTTCCGAAGAATTCGGGCTCACCGCGCTTTTGTCCCATCGGTTTCGCACCCTCTCCCTCGGCCAGAAAAACCGGGTGAACCTCCTCCGGTATCTTGTCCAGGACTTTGACCTCCTCATTACGGACGAGGCCCTCGCAAACGTGGACGAACCCCTAAGGCACCGAATCCTGTCCCTTGTAAAAGGCCGGTTTTCCGACAGGATGATCGTCTATATCTCCCACAACGTCCTGGAAGTGGCCGCCTTTTCCCGAACCGTCTATGTCCTTTCCCAGGCGCACCTCGGTTCTGCCGTCATCTCGGGCATTGTCAACGGCCTCGATCTCTCCACACCTCCCTTCAAAGACGAACCCGTCCTCCAGAAAAAGGCCTTCCAGATCATCCAGGCGGCCTCATTGTGGGTACCCACGTGA
- a CDS encoding YkgJ family cysteine cluster protein produces MSIIDTRKKADEALSRVIQPVQLERKSTFQFRCHPGVPCFTRCCRNMDIILTPYDIIRIKRRLGLTSDLFLALYTQAEMLAEARVPVVRLKMLEEEDGRCPFVSAEGCRIYTDRPVCCRYYPIGMASLIQKEKKGGEEEEFFFLVKEDHCKGFDEQTVWTVDGWRADQEADLYDSMNRGWMELILRKKSFGEHTEMPEKARALFFMVTTNMEKFRSYVFESRFLDTYDVQEETLKKILEDDAELMTFGFEYLKSAVFGAETPVLSIKKEVLEREVKRIRKARKQPQQLPKIKPRGA; encoded by the coding sequence ATGTCCATTATCGATACGAGAAAAAAGGCCGACGAGGCGCTCTCCCGCGTCATCCAGCCGGTCCAGCTTGAACGAAAAAGCACCTTCCAGTTCCGCTGTCATCCAGGTGTCCCGTGTTTTACAAGATGCTGCCGGAACATGGACATCATCCTGACTCCCTACGACATCATTCGTATAAAGCGACGGCTCGGCCTCACCTCCGACCTCTTTCTCGCCCTTTACACCCAAGCGGAGATGCTCGCCGAGGCCCGGGTTCCCGTCGTCCGCCTCAAGATGCTGGAGGAAGAAGACGGACGTTGCCCGTTCGTGAGTGCCGAGGGCTGTCGGATCTACACAGACCGCCCCGTCTGCTGCAGGTACTATCCCATCGGGATGGCAAGCCTCATCCAGAAGGAAAAAAAGGGCGGCGAGGAAGAGGAGTTCTTCTTCCTCGTCAAGGAAGATCACTGCAAGGGATTCGATGAGCAGACCGTGTGGACCGTGGACGGCTGGAGGGCCGACCAGGAGGCCGACCTTTATGATTCCATGAATCGAGGATGGATGGAACTCATCTTGCGGAAAAAGTCTTTCGGGGAACACACGGAGATGCCGGAGAAAGCACGGGCACTCTTCTTCATGGTCACGACCAACATGGAGAAGTTCAGGAGCTACGTCTTTGAAAGTCGATTCCTCGACACCTACGATGTCCAGGAGGAGACCCTCAAAAAGATCCTCGAAGACGACGCCGAACTCATGACCTTCGGGTTTGAATACCTGAAATCGGCCGTATTCGGGGCTGAGACACCTGTCCTCTCCATCAAAAAGGAGGTCCTCGAAAGGGAAGTGAAGCGTATCCGAAAGGCCAGGAAGCAACCTCAACAGCTCCCCAAAATAAAGCCCCGAGGGGCCTGA
- a CDS encoding molybdenum cofactor guanylyltransferase, which produces MKKKHAHSDEIRITAVLAGGKSSRFGSNKALAPWGQRSVIAHIVNTAWRVSEAVYIVTNDSCAYTDLPAIIIHDTHPGKGPLSGILAALEIAPANRVFVLGCDMPCILPEVMDHMWRITTWAPVVLPVTSRGIEPLHAIYHVSLAPVIVLALDRGIRSVRELLQSVPLRPVSESELSLYSPDLSFLANANTWQELESLRKKAEGDVLPNV; this is translated from the coding sequence ATGAAAAAAAAGCACGCACATTCCGATGAGATCCGCATAACTGCCGTTTTGGCCGGGGGGAAAAGTTCCCGTTTCGGTTCGAACAAGGCCCTTGCCCCATGGGGGCAGCGATCCGTCATCGCCCATATCGTAAATACGGCATGGCGGGTATCAGAGGCCGTGTACATCGTGACAAACGACTCGTGCGCCTATACGGATCTCCCCGCAATCATCATACATGACACCCATCCTGGGAAAGGCCCGCTTTCTGGCATCCTGGCCGCCCTTGAGATCGCCCCGGCAAACCGCGTCTTCGTCCTCGGCTGCGACATGCCGTGCATTCTCCCCGAGGTCATGGATCACATGTGGAGGATCACCACGTGGGCACCCGTCGTCCTGCCCGTCACGTCGAGGGGGATCGAGCCCCTCCATGCCATCTATCACGTATCCCTTGCACCTGTAATTGTACTCGCCCTCGATCGAGGGATTCGAAGCGTTCGGGAACTCCTGCAGTCCGTCCCCCTCAGACCCGTTTCGGAATCGGAACTCTCTCTCTATTCTCCCGATCTTTCCTTTCTTGCGAACGCCAATACGTGGCAGGAACTGGAATCCCTGCGAAAAAAGGCCGAGGGAGATGTGTTGCCGAATGTGTGA
- the aprB gene encoding adenylyl-sulfate reductase subunit beta: MPSFVNPEKCDGCKGGEKTACMYICPNDLMVLNPDTMRAYNQEPDQCWECYSCVKICPQGAIEVRHYADIAPMGGYVQPMRGTDSIMWTVKFRNGNMKRFKFPIRTTPEGSIKAYAGKPTGGNLDDGLLFTESPGRANCKPSDFS, translated from the coding sequence ATGCCAAGCTTTGTCAACCCCGAAAAGTGTGACGGTTGCAAGGGCGGTGAGAAGACAGCGTGCATGTACATCTGCCCCAACGACCTCATGGTTCTCAATCCCGACACCATGAGGGCCTACAACCAGGAGCCGGATCAGTGCTGGGAGTGTTATTCCTGCGTGAAGATCTGTCCCCAGGGCGCCATCGAGGTCCGTCATTATGCCGACATCGCCCCCATGGGAGGTTATGTCCAGCCCATGCGTGGAACCGATTCCATCATGTGGACCGTCAAGTTCCGTAATGGCAACATGAAGAGGTTCAAGTTCCCCATTCGGACAACTCCTGAAGGCTCCATCAAGGCTTATGCGGGAAAGCCTACTGGCGGAAACCTGGATGACGGGCTGCTCTTCACCGAGTCTCCCGGGCGTGCCAACTGCAAGCCTTCTGACTTCAGCTAA
- the aprA gene encoding adenylyl-sulfate reductase subunit alpha, which translates to MALPNKPNWELLAEPDLSKVPVQEFEYDALIVGGGMAACGAAYEIGRWMPAGSKVCLVDKAALERSGAVAQGLSAINTYIGENTPADYVRMVRNDLMGIVREDLIFDLGRHVDDSVHLFEEWGLPIWKKHGTDQSKKLVEGGEPVRTGKWQIMINGESYKCIVAEAAKAALAEMGYDLHERVFIVKLLLDANKPNTIAGAVGFSVRENKICIYKAKAIMVACGGAVNIFRPRSTDEGKGRAWYPVWNAGSTYAMCMQVGAEMTMMENRFTPSRFKDGYGPVGAWFLLFKATVTNGKGEHYLKSDAAKAELQKYAPYGLAPVIPTCLRNHLMLFEMKEGRGPVYMDTAAALKSFMDAKKAEGMGDKELKKYWKELESEAWEDFLDMSVGQAGLWASMNIEPENVGSEIMPTEPYMLGSHSGCCGIWVSGPDEDWVPDDYKIKADNGKVYNRMTTVNGLFTAGDGVGASGHKFSSGSHAEGRIAAKAMARYVRDHADFKPTLKQSADELKAEIYKPVVTYYANYQKTTHEMVNPNYIKPRHLSERMMKYTDEYGAGWSPYYMTNGKLLEIVMRHLQWMREDSEKLAAAGLHELLRAWENYHRIWTVESHLRHIQFREETRYPGFYYRGDFPKADTRPMEEGGWFCFVNSKYDPEKGEWSVFKRKLHKIIP; encoded by the coding sequence ATGGCACTTCCGAACAAGCCAAATTGGGAACTGCTTGCCGAGCCGGATCTGTCCAAGGTCCCTGTTCAGGAGTTTGAATACGACGCCCTGATCGTGGGTGGTGGTATGGCCGCCTGCGGTGCCGCCTATGAGATCGGTCGCTGGATGCCCGCCGGCTCCAAGGTGTGTCTCGTAGATAAGGCCGCTCTCGAGCGTTCCGGCGCTGTTGCCCAGGGTCTTTCGGCCATCAACACCTACATCGGCGAGAACACCCCTGCCGATTACGTCCGCATGGTCCGCAACGACCTCATGGGCATCGTCCGCGAGGACCTCATCTTTGACCTCGGCCGTCACGTGGACGATTCCGTCCATCTTTTTGAGGAGTGGGGCCTTCCCATCTGGAAGAAGCACGGAACCGATCAGAGCAAGAAGCTTGTCGAGGGCGGCGAGCCCGTCCGCACCGGTAAGTGGCAGATCATGATCAATGGCGAGTCCTACAAGTGCATCGTGGCTGAGGCCGCCAAGGCCGCGCTCGCCGAGATGGGCTACGACCTCCATGAGAGGGTCTTTATAGTCAAGCTCCTTCTTGACGCCAACAAGCCCAATACCATCGCTGGCGCCGTTGGATTCAGTGTCCGCGAGAACAAGATCTGCATCTACAAGGCAAAGGCCATCATGGTAGCATGCGGCGGTGCAGTCAACATCTTCCGCCCCCGCTCGACCGACGAAGGAAAGGGCCGTGCCTGGTATCCTGTCTGGAACGCCGGATCCACCTACGCCATGTGCATGCAGGTGGGCGCCGAGATGACCATGATGGAGAACCGTTTCACCCCGTCCCGCTTCAAGGATGGCTACGGCCCGGTTGGCGCGTGGTTCCTTCTCTTCAAGGCCACGGTTACTAACGGTAAGGGTGAGCATTACTTAAAGAGCGATGCCGCCAAGGCAGAGCTACAGAAGTACGCCCCCTACGGCTTGGCTCCGGTTATTCCAACCTGTCTCCGGAACCATCTCATGCTTTTTGAGATGAAGGAAGGCCGTGGTCCTGTCTATATGGATACCGCCGCCGCCCTGAAGTCCTTCATGGATGCCAAGAAGGCCGAGGGCATGGGCGATAAGGAACTCAAGAAGTACTGGAAGGAGCTCGAGAGTGAGGCATGGGAGGACTTCCTTGACATGTCCGTGGGTCAGGCCGGCCTCTGGGCCTCCATGAACATCGAGCCTGAGAATGTGGGCTCTGAGATCATGCCCACCGAGCCCTACATGCTCGGCTCCCACTCCGGTTGCTGTGGCATCTGGGTCTCTGGTCCGGATGAGGACTGGGTCCCAGATGACTACAAGATCAAGGCCGACAATGGCAAGGTCTATAACCGCATGACCACGGTCAACGGCCTCTTTACCGCTGGTGACGGCGTAGGTGCCTCTGGGCACAAGTTCTCATCCGGATCCCATGCAGAAGGCCGTATAGCTGCCAAGGCCATGGCCCGCTACGTGCGTGACCATGCGGACTTCAAGCCCACGCTCAAGCAGTCCGCCGACGAGCTCAAGGCCGAGATATACAAGCCGGTTGTTACGTATTATGCGAACTACCAGAAGACCACGCACGAGATGGTCAACCCCAACTACATCAAGCCTCGCCATCTTTCCGAGCGTATGATGAAGTACACTGACGAGTACGGAGCAGGATGGTCTCCGTACTACATGACCAACGGGAAGCTTCTCGAGATTGTCATGAGGCACCTTCAGTGGATGCGTGAAGACTCTGAGAAGCTTGCAGCCGCTGGACTTCACGAGCTTCTCAGGGCGTGGGAAAACTACCACAGGATCTGGACGGTCGAGTCTCACCTCCGCCATATCCAGTTCCGCGAAGAGACCCGGTATCCTGGATTCTACTATCGCGGTGACTTCCCCAAGGCCGATACAAGGCCCATGGAAGAGGGTGGATGGTTCTGCTTTGTGAACTCGAAGTACGATCCTGAAAAGGGTGAGTGGTCCGTCTTCAAGAGGAAGCTCCATAAGATTATTCCGTAA
- a CDS encoding CoB--CoM heterodisulfide reductase iron-sulfur subunit A family protein: MSNSILVIGGGFSGLTAAVEAAEMGYDVYIVEKEPYLGGRVAQLNKYFPKMCPPTCGLEINFKRIKTNPRITFYSLSTVESVTGSAGNFSVRLKVNPRYTTPQATNCKPGVDVATSEFPNDFNFGLNTRKGIYMPHPMAFPNQCVVDARVAGTDEGKKIQQAMPAGHVDLTQTAETVELTVGSIIVATGWRPYDATKLDRLAFGKFPNIVTNMMVERMASPSGPTGGKIVRQSDKAEPKTVGFVQCAGSRDKDHLPFCSYICCNATLKQTLYLREQNPDTEIYVFYIDIRSPGRKYENFYAKVKSDPKVHFIKGKVAEVKPGQGTDNVILVAENTIGGGKIEQEVELAVLATGMQPTGAIEPIAGIEYDSDGFVVPREGIIPCGCAKRPIDVVSSAQSATAAALKAVQTIVRRAG; encoded by the coding sequence ATGAGTAACAGCATCCTTGTCATAGGTGGCGGTTTTAGCGGCCTTACTGCGGCCGTTGAAGCAGCCGAAATGGGCTACGATGTCTACATCGTCGAAAAGGAGCCATATTTGGGGGGAAGGGTGGCGCAGTTGAACAAATATTTCCCCAAGATGTGTCCTCCCACATGCGGACTCGAGATAAATTTCAAGCGGATCAAGACGAATCCCCGCATCACCTTTTATAGCCTGTCCACCGTCGAGTCAGTGACGGGATCCGCTGGCAATTTCTCCGTCAGGCTGAAGGTGAACCCCAGGTACACCACCCCTCAGGCGACAAACTGCAAGCCCGGAGTCGATGTCGCTACGAGTGAGTTTCCCAATGATTTCAACTTCGGCCTCAACACGCGCAAGGGGATCTACATGCCCCATCCCATGGCCTTCCCGAATCAGTGCGTGGTTGATGCACGGGTGGCAGGCACTGATGAAGGCAAGAAGATCCAGCAGGCCATGCCTGCAGGACATGTGGATCTAACTCAGACGGCCGAGACCGTGGAGCTTACGGTTGGGTCCATTATCGTTGCAACCGGGTGGAGGCCCTATGACGCCACGAAATTGGATCGCCTCGCCTTTGGGAAATTCCCCAACATCGTTACGAACATGATGGTGGAAAGGATGGCCTCGCCATCCGGTCCCACAGGTGGGAAGATCGTCAGGCAGTCCGACAAGGCCGAGCCGAAAACAGTTGGCTTTGTGCAGTGTGCCGGTTCTCGCGACAAGGACCACCTTCCCTTTTGTTCCTATATCTGCTGTAATGCCACATTGAAGCAGACTCTGTATCTGAGGGAACAGAATCCTGATACGGAAATATATGTATTTTACATCGATATTCGTTCGCCTGGCCGCAAATATGAAAATTTTTACGCCAAGGTAAAGTCCGATCCCAAGGTACATTTCATCAAGGGAAAGGTAGCCGAGGTAAAGCCCGGGCAGGGCACAGATAATGTCATCCTTGTCGCTGAGAATACTATCGGAGGAGGCAAGATCGAGCAGGAGGTAGAGCTTGCAGTCCTTGCCACCGGTATGCAGCCGACCGGTGCCATCGAACCTATTGCTGGCATAGAGTATGATTCAGACGGCTTTGTCGTCCCAAGGGAGGGTATCATCCCCTGTGGATGCGCCAAGAGACCTATTGATGTTGTTTCATCCGCACAAAGCGCAACTGCAGCAGCCCTGAAGGCTGTGCAGACAATTGTCAGGAGGGCAGGCTAA
- a CDS encoding FAD-dependent oxidoreductase translates to MSRKIGVYIYTGDGIGEALDVEKLTEVATESGAAVVRTHADLYSPDGVAMVKQDIEGEGVNAIVLAGISPRYEYKTFDFPGVILEKTSLRELVVWSHPVAGDDEKAKEHVQELAEDYIRMSVTKCKKAQLPTPDKMEAPSKRILVIGGGITGLTAALEAAEAGFEATIVEREGELGGYAAKLRKQFPVGPTYSELVSPMVQDLISKVKSNSKIQVLTSTEIARISGVPGRYRVSMKPTGTKSEWDAPVPLTPEEKLDASGNELSAEDQKKVYAAKNEGRKDYMIENTDAEIFGAVIVAAGWKPYIPRDGEFAHLGWGNPNVLTNHQFEEIAKKGKIVRPSDGKEVKSVAFIQSPGATEDDADFPYASAVTSMVSLKQAKYLREDQPADGRAYVFYQHMRTPGQYEYFYKGLQDDVGIFLTKGAVTEVKDNGQGGLSVTATKTILGEDVVVDVDLVVLATGMVPTTRDEAVVNLAYRQGPAFRDLDLFGGYCDSNFICFPYETRRTGIYAAGAVHRSMNIEESMEDAAGAVLKAIQCIKAAEEGHAVHPRTWDFDYPDFYFQRCTQCKRCTEECPFGALDDDEKGTPKPNPTRCRRCGTCMGACPERIIGFKDYNIDVVGSMIKSVEVPDDDEEKLRMIVFACENDAYPALDMAAAKGLSWSPLVRIIPVRCLGSVNVAWIKDAMSSGMDGVLLLGCRFGDDYQCHFVKGSELANRRMENAAETLKSLGMEPERVTLAQVAIDEYDKVPGIINEFVEGILGLGPNPFKGF, encoded by the coding sequence ATGTCACGAAAGATTGGTGTTTATATCTATACAGGTGACGGGATCGGTGAGGCTCTTGATGTAGAGAAGCTTACCGAAGTGGCGACTGAGTCGGGCGCTGCCGTAGTGCGAACGCACGCGGATCTCTATTCACCCGACGGTGTTGCCATGGTGAAACAGGATATTGAAGGCGAGGGTGTCAATGCGATCGTTCTTGCTGGAATATCCCCTCGTTATGAATACAAGACGTTCGACTTTCCCGGTGTCATCCTGGAAAAGACGAGCCTGCGCGAGCTTGTTGTCTGGAGCCATCCTGTTGCCGGTGATGACGAAAAGGCGAAGGAGCATGTCCAGGAACTGGCCGAAGACTATATACGCATGTCCGTTACTAAATGCAAAAAGGCGCAGCTTCCTACTCCAGACAAGATGGAGGCTCCGAGTAAGCGGATTCTTGTTATAGGGGGTGGCATCACCGGCCTTACTGCGGCACTTGAGGCAGCTGAGGCAGGCTTCGAGGCCACCATTGTTGAAAGGGAGGGGGAACTGGGTGGCTATGCTGCAAAGCTCCGCAAGCAATTTCCCGTAGGGCCTACCTATTCCGAGCTAGTTTCTCCAATGGTGCAGGATCTCATCTCGAAGGTAAAGTCCAACTCTAAAATTCAAGTACTTACGTCCACCGAAATAGCTCGTATCAGCGGTGTCCCCGGTCGATACCGTGTATCCATGAAACCTACAGGTACCAAAAGCGAGTGGGATGCCCCAGTTCCCCTTACGCCTGAGGAAAAACTCGACGCGTCAGGAAACGAACTCTCTGCAGAGGACCAGAAAAAGGTCTATGCGGCAAAGAACGAAGGCCGAAAGGATTACATGATCGAGAATACGGATGCCGAGATCTTTGGCGCTGTGATCGTCGCAGCTGGCTGGAAACCTTATATCCCCCGGGATGGCGAGTTTGCCCATCTTGGATGGGGAAATCCCAACGTTTTAACGAACCACCAGTTCGAGGAGATAGCGAAAAAGGGAAAGATCGTACGCCCATCAGATGGCAAGGAGGTGAAGTCCGTTGCCTTCATTCAGAGCCCTGGGGCCACGGAAGACGACGCAGACTTTCCCTATGCATCTGCGGTTACGAGCATGGTATCTCTGAAGCAGGCCAAATATCTTAGGGAAGATCAGCCGGCTGATGGACGTGCATATGTGTTCTATCAACATATGCGTACTCCAGGTCAATATGAGTATTTTTACAAGGGCCTTCAGGATGATGTGGGTATTTTCCTGACAAAAGGCGCTGTGACAGAGGTAAAGGATAACGGCCAGGGTGGTCTCTCCGTTACCGCGACGAAGACCATACTCGGAGAGGACGTCGTGGTGGACGTGGATCTCGTTGTCCTTGCCACTGGCATGGTCCCCACAACAAGGGATGAGGCGGTGGTGAATCTTGCGTATCGTCAGGGGCCGGCCTTCCGCGACCTTGATCTCTTCGGCGGTTACTGCGATTCCAACTTCATCTGTTTCCCTTACGAAACACGGCGGACAGGTATCTACGCCGCTGGAGCCGTTCACCGTTCTATGAATATCGAGGAATCCATGGAGGATGCTGCTGGCGCAGTGCTCAAGGCCATCCAGTGCATAAAGGCCGCGGAGGAGGGCCATGCCGTTCATCCTCGAACATGGGATTTTGATTATCCTGATTTCTATTTCCAGAGGTGCACCCAATGCAAGCGCTGTACTGAGGAGTGTCCCTTCGGAGCCCTGGATGACGACGAGAAGGGTACCCCCAAGCCTAACCCAACGCGCTGCCGCAGATGCGGAACATGCATGGGAGCGTGTCCTGAGCGAATCATCGGGTTCAAAGACTACAACATCGATGTTGTCGGATCCATGATCAAATCCGTCGAGGTCCCAGACGATGACGAAGAAAAACTTCGCATGATCGTCTTTGCCTGTGAAAACGACGCATATCCGGCCTTGGACATGGCTGCAGCCAAAGGTCTTTCATGGTCGCCGCTGGTCCGTATCATTCCGGTCAGGTGCCTCGGATCGGTCAATGTGGCATGGATCAAGGACGCCATGTCAAGCGGTATGGACGGCGTCCTGCTTCTCGGCTGCAGGTTTGGCGATGACTACCAGTGCCACTTCGTCAAAGGCAGTGAATTGGCGAATCGTCGAATGGAAAACGCCGCTGAAACCTTGAAGTCTCTGGGCATGGAGCCGGAACGCGTCACTCTTGCCCAGGTGGCTATCGACGAGTATGATAAGGTTCCCGGCATTATAAATGAGTTCGTCGAAGGAATCCTTGGACTCGGACCAAATCCGTTCAAGGGTTTCTAA